The nucleotide window TCGGGAGCGCATTCACGACCTCAAGGCGGCCTATCTCGCCGGCGATTCGGTCACGTACGACCGGACGACGGCGCTCGCGTACGCGATCTACCACTTCCCGGCGAGTTACGCGAGTACCGCTCATTTGATCGATCAGGTGCTGACCGAGCAGTTGCTCGACGCCCCACTCAGGATCTGTGAGATCGGTGCGGGCGTCGGTGGGCCGCTCTGTGCTGTGCTCGACCGACTCGGCCCCGCCGTGCCCGTCCGGTACGACGCCGTCGAGCCCTCTGCGGCGGCCGAGGTCTGTGCGGATCTGGTCGGTGACGGCCCACGCAACGCCCAGATCGAGATCCACCGAGAGCGTGCCGAGACGTTCGATCCCGGCGAGTACGACCTGGTGCTCGCCGCGCGCGTCGCGAACGAACTCGCGGACCCCGCGACGACGCTCGAACGGTACGCCGACGCGCTCGCCGCCGACGGGACGTTCGCACTCGTCGCGCCCGCCGACCGCGAGACGGCGATCGGACTCCGTCGTGTCGAGCGCGCCCTTGCCGACCGACTGACGGTGTACGCCCCGACGGTCCGCCTCTGGCCAGACCACCACCCGTCGAGTCGGTGCTGGTCGTTCGACCGTAAGCCACCGATCGATCTGCCGGCGATCCAGCGCAAACTCGCCGCCGCGGCCGACGATCCCGAGACGATCCACAACACCCGTGTGCAGTACGCCCCGTCGATCCTCCGGGCCGACGACCGCCGACGATACGACGTTTCGCTCGACCCCGACCGGACGCCGCCGCTCGCGACGACCGCCGAGCGGGTCACCGATCGGATCGACGCGGTGGCAATCAAGCTGAGCTGTGACCTGGGAGCGGACGACGCTGAGGCCAACCCGCAGTTCCTGATCGGTGACGGCAGCGAACGCCGCGATCACGTCGCCGTGCTCGTCCGGGAGACGACGCTCAACGACGCGCTCGACCGGGCGGTGTACGGCGATTGTCTCCACTTCGAGAACGCGCTCGTCCTCGAGAACAGGGATCAGGACGCGTACAATCTCGTGATCGACGACGCGGCCATCGTCGACCGAATCGCTCGGGTGCCGACCCCGCCGGCTGTCGACTCAGCGGTCGAGTGACCGATCGAGGCGGGCGGCGAGCGCCCACCCGCCGACCGGGAGCATCGCCGCGGCGGCCAGGCGGGGATCGAGGGTGAGGACGGCGGCGAGTCCCGCGAGCGCCGTGGCCGCCCCGACGATCACGCGCGGGCCGGGCCGAAATCGCTCGATGACCGCCAGGAGGGCCACAGCGATGGCGATCCCCGCGAGCACGTCCACCAGGTAGTGGACGCCGAGCACGAGTCGCGTCGTCGCGATCAGGCCCACGAGGCCCGCCGCGACGACCGCGCGCTGGCGGGCCGTCCCCAGCGTCACGCGCCGCGCGAGCGCGCCGTAGACGAGTGTCGCGCCGATGGCGTGTCCGCTCGGGAACCCGAAGCCGTCGGCGTGAGCCATCGTGTCGATGGCTCCCCGACCGACCGGGCCGAGCCACTCTGGGCCGGTGGGCGATCCGATCGGCGGTCGAGGGAGGCCGAACGCGGCCTTCAACAGCGTCGTCAGCGCGTAGCCCCCGATCACGAGCGCGAGAACGGCGATGGGGTCCGATCGCTCGCGAACGATCGGCCGGCGGCGATCGACGATCCAGACGGCGACCGTCAGCGCGATCAGCCACCAGACGTCACCCAACTGGGTGAGCAGTGCTGCGCCGACGCGGATTGGGTCGGGAAGCCCCGCGAGCAGGTCGACGAGACCGACGCGTCGGGTCACGTCGGTCGTTCGATGACGATCCTCAAAAAACCGTCCGCCAGCGACCGATCACGCGCAGTCGGTCGTGGCGCGGTCACCGGCCCTCGTTGCGCCGGAGCGAGGTGACGTGGTCCAAAGCGGCCTGCATGTCCGCGACGGTGAGTGCGGGGAAGTTCTTCTCGTAGTGATAGTATTCGGCGTACGAGGCGTTCCAGATCGGGAACCCGGAGAGGCACTCGCGGCGCGGATTGTCGCCGGTCCGGACGACGTAGTCGATGTCGGTCGAGAGGTCGAGCGCCGCGGCGAACTCGTCGGCCGAGACGGGCGGGTCGACCGGCGCCGAGCCGTCAGCGATGGCGTTCGCGGCGTTCACGATGTCGGCTGTGCCCGTATACGAGAGCAAGACGTTGATCGTGACCTCCTCGCCGGTGAAGTGGTCGGCCACCCGGTCCATCGCCGCGCGGGTCGAGGCGGGCATCGTCTCCGGGGCCGTCGAGAGCCATCGAACGTCGAAGCGCGTCCCGGGGAACTCGTCGATGACCTCGTCGGCGTACGCTTCGAGCATGTCGTAGAGAATGACGAGTTCCTCCTCGTCGCGACGGAGGTTCTCCTCGGAGAGTGCGTACACCGTCAGTTCGTCGATCATCTCGACCTCGTCGCTGCACCGATCGGTCAGACTGTCCAGATCGCGGATAATCTCGTCGAGCAGGTTCTTCGCCTGGAGATAGGCTCGACGATCCGAAATCCCCCGTTCGTCGGCGTAGCGCCGGTGGCCGTCCGGAATCAGCCCGAGATGCATACCTGTCTTACGCGCTGGATCGGGTGAAAAGCGTTCTGAATCGTCGAACTGGGCCTGTGAGCCACATCGAATCGCCCACTCGAATGGGCCATCGGTCGCCCGACCGGACCCACTGGATATATGATGGTCGACACAGGACTGTTCGATATGTTCAGCGAAGCACTGGAATACCCTCTCGAAGGTGACGACTACACGCCACTGTTGATCGGATCGGTCCTGGCTTTCTTTTCGTGGCTGGTGATCCCCGCGATCATTCTCAACGGATACTACCTGTCGGTCATCAGAACCTCCTACGACGGGCAGCGGTCGCCACCGCAGTTCGAGGAGTGGGGTGACCTGTTCCTGACGGGGCTCGTCGGGGCGATCATCTCGATCGTGTACGTGTTCGTTCCGACCGTCGTCTTCGTCGCCATATTCGTCCTCACCGGTGGGACGGGCGTCCTGCTCGGTGGTGACGCCGGCCTGGCGTCGTTCCTCGGCGGTGTCCTGATCGCCCTGCTCGTTTCGGGTGTCCTCTATCTCGTGGTGTGGTACGTCCTGCCGGCGGCACTGGCGAACTACGCCCGCACGGACTCCATCGTCGCGGCGTTCAGCCCCGGTCAACTGAAGACGATCCTGCTGAACGGCGACTACGCGAAAGCGTGGGTGATCGCACTCGTGATCGGCCTCCTGGGCGGCTTCGTGATGGGATTCGTCAACGGCCTGTTCGGAATCGTCCCCATCCTCGGCAACATCGTCGCGCTCGTCATCACGATTCCGATAAGCGTCTTCATCGGCATGGCGATCAATCACCTCTACGGCATCGCCGTGGCGAAGGCGATCTGATCGGGACGCGGTGGAGTCCGGTCGGTCGGCCCGCTGTGAGCGTGTCACGGCTGTGACCCGCTCGTCGAGTGGCGCTGGACCTTTGTACGATTCACCCGTTGAGACGGCATGACTGACGGCCCACAGATCTTGCTCACGAACGACGACGGCATCGACGCGACGGGGCTCCAGGTGCTTCGCGATGCGCTCACCGACGTCGGATCGGTCACCGTCGTCGCTCCGGCCGACGATCGCAGTGCCGTCGGGCGGTCGATGTCCGACACCGTCCGGATTCACGAGCGCGAGCACGGCTACGCCGTCGACGGCACGCCCGCGGACTGCGTGGTCGCGGGCCTGGCCTCACTCGCGCCGGAGACCGACCTCGTCGTCTCGGGGGTCAACGGCGGCGCGAACCTCGGGGCGTACACGCTCGGGCGGTCGGGAACCGTCGGTGCGGCGGTCGAGGCGGCCTTCTGGAACCGGCCGGCGATCGCCGCCTCGATGTACATCCCCGTCGGTGAGGACCTCTCGGCGGCCGCAGTCACGACCGATCCCGCGGCGTATCGCGAGGCCGTCCGGGCGACACGATTTCTCGTCGAGAACGCCGTCGAGGCGGGCGTGTTCGACCGGGCGGGCTACCTCAACGTCAACGCCCCGATGGCCGACGGCGACCCCGCGGGAATGCGGGTGACGCGCCCCTCGACGGTCTACGACATGGACGCGGTGCGGGACGGGTCAGACCTCTCTTTGAAAGATCGCATCTGGGAGCGCATGGCCGACGACGACGTGCCCGACCCCGAAGACACCGATCGGCGGGCGATCATGGACGGGGCGGTGAGCGTCTCGCCGCTGACCGCGCCGCACACGACCGAACACCACGACGCACTCGACGCGCTGGCCACCGATTACGACTCTTCGGCCTGATTGCCGTTGCCGTCGGCGTCGGTCTCGGCCGATCGTGGCGACCCGCCGTCAGTGGCGTCGACGACGCGCTTGCCCGCCTCCTGGGGGATCACCCGGCGATCGGCGTCTGCGAAGCGCCGGTCGAGTTCGCGGCCCTCGAACAACCGATCGAGAAAGACCGCGAGCGCGGCGATTTCGGAGTGGGGCTGGCTGGTCACCGCGACGTTGTGGTCGGCGTGGTCGTACACCTGGCGCGGCACTTTCCCGCCG belongs to Halococcoides cellulosivorans and includes:
- a CDS encoding methyltransferase domain-containing protein; its protein translation is MNADRRAQVRDAAKYLRAVRPLDPAELATYVEGQPHPAAVRQVLRESAVALGVREREDGTFVPVDDEPIAPPDRPITVPEDRLRAIEDCLVETFGPDWHRGESGVRLRERIHDLKAAYLAGDSVTYDRTTALAYAIYHFPASYASTAHLIDQVLTEQLLDAPLRICEIGAGVGGPLCAVLDRLGPAVPVRYDAVEPSAAAEVCADLVGDGPRNAQIEIHRERAETFDPGEYDLVLAARVANELADPATTLERYADALAADGTFALVAPADRETAIGLRRVERALADRLTVYAPTVRLWPDHHPSSRCWSFDRKPPIDLPAIQRKLAAAADDPETIHNTRVQYAPSILRADDRRRYDVSLDPDRTPPLATTAERVTDRIDAVAIKLSCDLGADDAEANPQFLIGDGSERRDHVAVLVRETTLNDALDRAVYGDCLHFENALVLENRDQDAYNLVIDDAAIVDRIARVPTPPAVDSAVE
- a CDS encoding phosphatase PAP2 family protein; this encodes MTRRVGLVDLLAGLPDPIRVGAALLTQLGDVWWLIALTVAVWIVDRRRPIVRERSDPIAVLALVIGGYALTTLLKAAFGLPRPPIGSPTGPEWLGPVGRGAIDTMAHADGFGFPSGHAIGATLVYGALARRVTLGTARQRAVVAAGLVGLIATTRLVLGVHYLVDVLAGIAIAVALLAVIERFRPGPRVIVGAATALAGLAAVLTLDPRLAAAAMLPVGGWALAARLDRSLDR
- a CDS encoding undecaprenyl diphosphate synthase family protein gives rise to the protein MHLGLIPDGHRRYADERGISDRRAYLQAKNLLDEIIRDLDSLTDRCSDEVEMIDELTVYALSEENLRRDEEELVILYDMLEAYADEVIDEFPGTRFDVRWLSTAPETMPASTRAAMDRVADHFTGEEVTINVLLSYTGTADIVNAANAIADGSAPVDPPVSADEFAAALDLSTDIDYVVRTGDNPRRECLSGFPIWNASYAEYYHYEKNFPALTVADMQAALDHVTSLRRNEGR
- a CDS encoding DUF4013 domain-containing protein; amino-acid sequence: MMVDTGLFDMFSEALEYPLEGDDYTPLLIGSVLAFFSWLVIPAIILNGYYLSVIRTSYDGQRSPPQFEEWGDLFLTGLVGAIISIVYVFVPTVVFVAIFVLTGGTGVLLGGDAGLASFLGGVLIALLVSGVLYLVVWYVLPAALANYARTDSIVAAFSPGQLKTILLNGDYAKAWVIALVIGLLGGFVMGFVNGLFGIVPILGNIVALVITIPISVFIGMAINHLYGIAVAKAI
- the surE gene encoding 5'/3'-nucleotidase SurE — protein: MTDGPQILLTNDDGIDATGLQVLRDALTDVGSVTVVAPADDRSAVGRSMSDTVRIHEREHGYAVDGTPADCVVAGLASLAPETDLVVSGVNGGANLGAYTLGRSGTVGAAVEAAFWNRPAIAASMYIPVGEDLSAAAVTTDPAAYREAVRATRFLVENAVEAGVFDRAGYLNVNAPMADGDPAGMRVTRPSTVYDMDAVRDGSDLSLKDRIWERMADDDVPDPEDTDRRAIMDGAVSVSPLTAPHTTEHHDALDALATDYDSSA